In Candidatus Electrothrix scaldis, the genomic window ACCAACAAAAAAGGAGGAAAAAGCAATGTGGAAAAAATTCACCAAAGATAATCTTGAGCATAAAAACGAGCGTCCCTGGCCCAATCCCCGCCTGAAAACCGCATCCATCGTGGGACATACCACAACCAACACCTGCCGTCTTTGGGTCCGAACTGGCCGCGAGGGAACTTTTACCCTGTTTTACTTTCCTCTAAAGCATCCAGATGCAGGCGAGTGTTTCGATGCTCTTGCCGAAGTACCCTTTGATCCGCAACAGCTTCCAGCCAACACAATCAGTGAGGAAGTGACAGTTAGGTGGGCAACCGACACTACCGTCGTGTTTGATCTGGATAACCTCTCCGCCAAGACAAGCTATCAGTATGTTGTCGCTGACCTGAGTACTGACGCTCCCCGGATAATTTTAGGACAGGATATCCCTCTTTCATTCCAGACCCTTCCAGAAAAGGAAAAAACATTTTCCTTTGCCTTGTATTCCTGCCATATGCCCTACAAAAAAACGCCTTTCGATGTGATCAGCAGGATCTTTACCACCCCTCAGGTAAAGGGGATTGAGATGTGGGATTATCTCAACGCCATGCTCATACGACATCGCAGCCAGGACCTCCGCTTTGTGCTTGCCGGTGGCGATCAGGTCTATACTGATGGTGTGGATGACCTGAATATCTGGCGCCTTCTCAATAGTCGTATGCGTAAGAAAGACGGTCAGCTGTACCCTGATGAGCAAACCATGCAGGGCTGGTATCGGGATATCTACCGTGGATATTGGGGTTTCCCGCAGGTTAGGCGCGTCTTTTCCAACTTCCCTATGTACATGATGTGGGATGACCATGAGCTCATGGATGGTTGGGGTTCCCGTTATCTCACCGGAGAAAATGCGGAGAAGGACGAAATGCCTCTCATCTTTCCCAGCTACGAGGAAAAAGGCCTCACCTACCAGGATTGCCGTACCATGCTCTCCAGGATGGAATCAGCAGCCAAGGCTATTTATGAGGAGTACCAGCATGCTCATAACCCTGTTACTGAGCCTGGAGTATATGATTACGGTTTTCTCCATGATCGTGCAGCTTTTTACATGCTTGATGGGCGCGGAAACAGAGACATTAACCGAGCCAGCCATCGCATTCTCGGTAAAGAGCAACTGAATCGCTTCCGTAGTTGGGTTGAAGAGCTGGACAGTGAGGTCAAATTCCTTTTTGTCAATGCCGCCGTACCGGTGCTGCACGTCAATCCTCTATTCTTTAAACCTCTTTCCGAGCATGGAGAACCCATAGTGCAGGAGCATCTGCGGTTGGATGACCATATTGATGATATCCGCGATGCCTGGGAGCATCCTTTGCACGCCGAAGAACGGAAGGCTCTGCTAGAGATCCTCTTTGCCGCTGCCAAACGCGGGCTCCGGGTATGCATCTTAAGCGGAGATGTCCATGCCGCAGCCGCCTTTCGTATGATCGATCCTGACAGCAAGGCCATGATTTATCAGCTGACCTCCAGTGCCATAACCTATAACACCCCAAGATTTTTGAGCTGGACAGCAGGCTTGGTTATTCCTGACAAGGGAAAAACCAGCGACGGGTATAAGTACAAACGATTAGCCCGATATATCAAAAGTAATTTCTCTCTGATCAAGGTTGATCAGGAAAAGGGAGAAGTAACTTTTCAGATCTACGGGGAGCAGGAAACAGAGCATCCTTCCAGAGGTGTAGCAATCCCTATGACCCATTCCCTTGCCAAGCTGGAACTGCGTTTTGATTGATGTACATTGAGATCCAGGGAATTTCAAAGGCTGCCTTTCCCAAGGGCGGCCTTTAGCATTTTTGCCCCCTCTCTCCTTTCTCAATCCACCCCGCAATGATTTCCTCTGTCTACAGCAAGATCTCTTGCTGTTCGAAAATATAGATGAAACATCATTTGAACTCTTCCCTTTTTTGCATATAATTGAGAAAATAAAAAATATTTTTTCGACTAAGCTGCCAAACCATAACTCGATACTTTCATAGGTATCCACTATGCCCTCATCATCTCTCGAATCCTCCCTTGTCCGCATCCTGACTGACAGCGGTCCTTCACGTCGGGCTTTTGGTGTGGGATTTCTGGTCACACCAAAACATATCATGACCTGTGCCCACGTGGTTAACGATGCCTTGGGAGAGTCTCAGAACAACCCGAATCGACCGGATGCTGAAATTATCCTGGACTTTCCCTTGGTCAAAAATCAGCCCTTGCTGCGGGCGAAAATCCTGCACTGGCTTCCAGGACAGGAGGATAATTCCGGTGGTGATATTCAGGATATTACTGTACTGGAACTGCTCGCAGATACACCGCTCCCTTCCAGCTTGCACCCAGCCGCTCTTGTCCTGACAGAACAACAGGAAGGTTCCCAGGCCGAGGCAAAGGTCAGGATGTGCGGTTTTCCTGAAGGGACTGACCAGGGCACGTATACCAATGGCCTCCTCCAGGGAGTAACCGCCGGTGGGCTGATTGAAATCCACTGTCGGGATTATCCCCTTGCTCCTGATGGTGAACAACAGCAGCAAACCTATAGCATTAAGGAACTTCAGGAGCAATGGAAGCTGCTTGCGGAAAAACTTCAGGCCCTGGAAAAAGACCATATCCTGGAGACCCGTTCGGAAGAACGATTACGCCTGGAGCATCGGATTAAGGAAACCCGTACCGACCGGGATGCTGTCGAGCAACAGCTTACAGCCCTCCAAGATGCTGGCATTGTTGAGTCAGACAAGAAAGCCTCTTGCAAATCCGGCTTTGACGGCACTCCGGTCTGGGCAGTGCAGGAAAACGCGGTCTGTGGCATGGTCCTTAGCATGCAGAACCGGCACAACAAGGTGGTCACCTCTATGATCCCTGCGGCGCAGCTGATTGTCGCCTTCCCGGAGATGGAAGAGCTCAGCCGCCCGGCCAATCCCTATCTCGGCCTGGAGGCCTTTGGGGAAAAGGATGCCCAACTCTATTTCGGTAGGCAGGAGACCGTGGCCCGAATTCAACGGATTGTGGGGGAGCAGGACTTTGTCGCAGTCATCGGGGCCAGCGGCAGCGGGAAATCCTCTGCGGTCTTTGCCGGGCTGGTGCCGGTCCTGCGC contains:
- a CDS encoding alkaline phosphatase D family protein, whose product is MWKKFTKDNLEHKNERPWPNPRLKTASIVGHTTTNTCRLWVRTGREGTFTLFYFPLKHPDAGECFDALAEVPFDPQQLPANTISEEVTVRWATDTTVVFDLDNLSAKTSYQYVVADLSTDAPRIILGQDIPLSFQTLPEKEKTFSFALYSCHMPYKKTPFDVISRIFTTPQVKGIEMWDYLNAMLIRHRSQDLRFVLAGGDQVYTDGVDDLNIWRLLNSRMRKKDGQLYPDEQTMQGWYRDIYRGYWGFPQVRRVFSNFPMYMMWDDHELMDGWGSRYLTGENAEKDEMPLIFPSYEEKGLTYQDCRTMLSRMESAAKAIYEEYQHAHNPVTEPGVYDYGFLHDRAAFYMLDGRGNRDINRASHRILGKEQLNRFRSWVEELDSEVKFLFVNAAVPVLHVNPLFFKPLSEHGEPIVQEHLRLDDHIDDIRDAWEHPLHAEERKALLEILFAAAKRGLRVCILSGDVHAAAAFRMIDPDSKAMIYQLTSSAITYNTPRFLSWTAGLVIPDKGKTSDGYKYKRLARYIKSNFSLIKVDQEKGEVTFQIYGEQETEHPSRGVAIPMTHSLAKLELRFD